Part of the Lentisphaera araneosa HTCC2155 genome, TCGCTCCAGGGCTTAGCAAAGCTGGTCAAAAAACTCATCGTCCAGTCAATGCTATCGATCTCTACCCAACTCTTTTAGATCTCTGTGGTTTTGAGCCCAACCCTGAATTAGATGGTCACAGTTTGGTGCCTTTACTAAAGAATCCAGATAGGGAATGGGATTATCCATCGCTAACAACTCACAGTCGTGGGTACAACACTGTAAGAACTGAGAAGTGGCGTTTGATTGAATACCCCAAAGATAATGAAATGGAGCTCTATGATCATAGCAATGACCCCCTCGAGCACAATAATTTGATCAATAATCCAGAGTACGCCAAGGTAGTTGCTGAGCTTAAAGCAATGATGCCAAAAACAAATGCTCCCGAAATTGTAGAAATAGAAAAAACCATTGATAACATCCAAAGAGACCTTCTTGGGAAAAAGATTAGGGGCCCTATTTACACCAAAGCTAGTAAAGCAGGACGTGAGGCAGCGCTATCCTCTGAACGCGGTAAAGAGCATGCCGCCGTCAAAAAAGTAATTTTGGATATTATTAGCCAAGCCAAAGCTGATGGGGCTTATGATGAATCCAAAATAAGGACGGAACTAGTCGGGACAAATAATAATAAAAGGTATTACGAGAAGGCTGGGGATAAGAAGTGAACTTTCTTCGAAAGTAGAGCGCGCTTTGCGCTATGAGACCGCTACGCTGAAAGACCGCTACGCTATGAGACCGCTACGCTATGAGACCGCTACGCTATGAGACCGCTACGCTATGAGACCGCTACGCTGTAAGAACTAAGATTTTTCTGGGAGCGCAGGAGTCCTTCCTGCTTTACAAAAGAGATGAGTAGTTCTGTGAGTATGTAGTCCACGCTTCAGCGTGTGGGAGAATAGAGTTGTCAGATCGCTTCGCTTGCAGATCGTTCCCTTAGCACACTGCAGATCGGCCTTCGGCCTGCAGTTTTATAAGTTGTGAGAATATGTATGTAGTCCACGCTTCAGCGTGTGGGAGAATAAAGAGGTCAGATCGCTTCGCTTCCAGATCGTTCGCTGTGCTCCCTGCGCCTCAGCGCGAAACTTGTATGAAAGCAGATTCAAAAGTCAATGTTTTTCACTTCCCCAAATCCCCAAATCCACAAATCGCTTATCACTCAGAAAATATTTATCTCGCGCAGAGCCGCTGAGTTCGCAGGGTAGCTTATTTATAATTCCCACGCAAAGACGCCAAGTCGACTAAGTTTTAGACATAGAAGTTGGGTGCAATGAGCCGAGAGGAGTCTAATCTGTCGGAGATTTAAGCAGACTCCGAGTTGAGAGAAAGAGCTTATTAGATTTACTTAAAGAAGCACTTTTTTCCCTCTGTGTTCCCTGCGGCTCAGCGCGAAACTTTTATGAAAGCAGATTCAAAAGTCAATGTTTCTCAAATCCCCAAATCCCCAAATCCTCAAATCCTCAAATCCTCAAATGCTTAAATCCCCAAACAGACGGATTAAGGTTTAATCCACTTCCTTTTTTCTTGGTCCCACTTTAAAGTCGACATTATTTCTTCAATTTCTTGGACAGATTTAACTTTTTGTTTGGTTACTTTTTGGAAAAATCTGAAAAGATATTTTGGAGTTAGAAGAGCATCATTGTCCTTGTCTCTTTTATCTAATAATTTAATTAATAGCTTTAATCCATCTCTGTTACCATGTTCAAAAGAACTGTACATGACTTGTTTATATATTAAGCAGTGCCTGAAATCGTTTAGGTCAATTTTTGGACATATCTCAAACATCATTTTGTTTAAGAATTTTTGATACTTTTGATAATCATTCGAGGCACTTTTTAGATGAGCTTTATTGCATAAATAGAGGATTTCACGGGATTTATACTCTAAACGATAACAGAGATCATATAAAACTGAATAGTATTGATTGAGTTTATTTTTGATGATAATGGAACAAAGATGGTATTCCATATGGGCTTCTGATTGTATGGCCCAAAAATTGTTTTCAAAAATTTTTATGGCTTCATTTTTATCAAGTTTAAAGGCCAATGTTGCAAAGCTCTGATTCTTCCTGAATGCATCTAGTATTATGTGTTTGTTTTTCTGTGACGCCATTTTTTCAATCAGCCATTCTGTGACCTGTTTATTAGCTGAGGGTACAGAATAATTTAAGTAGCGAATAAATTGAGGTAAACTCTGATCAGTATGTTTATTGATGAAACGTGTTAAATGATCTTGTATTTTAGTTTTAGTTTTGGTTGTATAAAAAGACCCTTGATTAAATTTGAAAGAATGAACAGTGTTAATGATTTCAGTAAAATCTTGTCTAACTTCAGGTGTGAATACATCCAACGCAACAGTGGAAGTAGCGAATCCAAAATTAGTCGTTATGTCAGGCACCTTTAGTTCTTCCCATGTACAAGTATATGTTCGATTAGGGTTTAATGATTCTATTAGGCTTATTTTTCGTGGTAGATAATCCTTAATTTCCTGAGTGTGAACTTCCCCATCTATGGTATTGGCCCAACGAGATAATCGCAGTTCTTTGTACATTTGTAAAGCCTTCAACATGTCACCACGATAAAACGCTAAATCAGCTCTTCGTATTGCGATAATAAATTGAAGTTCTTCGGTATTGGGTTTCACTTTTTCACAAATGGTCACAAGTTTTTCGACTTCATCCAAGAGTCTATAACGAAAGCACGATTCAATAAAAACACGGTTAACAGTGAAAATTTCTCCAGAAGATATCATATAATTGGCAGCTTTTCGGTAAGTTTCTTTTGCATCGTAATTGTAGCGCCACACTTGCATCCACCAGTTGGCTTTTGCTGAAGTAGGGTAGCGACTACTTTTAATGATCTCTTCTGCCGTTTTAAAATCGCCAATGATACACATTATATCTTTTGCCTGAAAAGGTTTGAAAAGGTGCCTGGACTTATAACAAAGAGATTTAATTTCATCGTTGATTTCGGCATTAGGAAGTATGTCCAAGCAGTATAGAGCCCTATAAAATCTGTCCAATTGAATATCTGGTATATTCCCTTTTTGTGCTTCGTATTTAAAAACATCAAAAAATTTATATAGATTTTTGGTATGTTTTAACTCAGGATTACTCATGGGGATTTCCGGCCAATTCATATTTCCAAATGGGAGCACCTTTATTGCGTCATCGCTGAAATACAACCACCTTGAACTTAGATCACTGACTTGCCAGTCGTTTCCTCTAGTTCCAATATGGCCATTTTTAATAATAGGTATAATGCCAGTATAAGTATATGTTGAATAACTATTTCTATCCTGCTTTACTTGAGAGGAGTACAATTCTTCAAGAGCATCGTTTTTAAGTTTAAAAGCACAAAGCCATTTCCAGTAATTAATACTGCACGTGATTTTATTAGGTACATTGAGGCTTTTAAAATGAGCTGAATGTAAGTCATTGAATTGTTGTAAGGCTTCGTGATACTTTTTATTTCTAATTTTTTCAATAGCTAAATTATAAATGTACGCATACTGTGTTTCGAGTGAATTATTTTTGAATGGTTTCAAACTTTTTAAAATATCCTGATGTTTGAAAGAAAGAAAACGTATATCATGAAACGAGAACTCATTATGTGGGGAGCCAATAAGTCCACCATTATCTTGAATCTGATATTTATGTGTTAATTCCCAAGATGGGAGCTCTTCTTTGGACGCTCGTTTAAGAATCTCTTTCCATAGGTGCTCTCTATGATGCATAGTTCTGTAAAAACTCATGAGACGCCATATGTCTTCTGATGAGCCTTCTTTGTTCATAAGCTGTTGGATCAGGTATGCCAAGTACTCGTGTTGGTTACCTTTTGTATAGGAAGTGATTTTGGGCTTATTTTGTGAAGGGTTATCATTAAGTTTTTTAATTTGATCTGAATCATTTAGGGACTTGAGTTTTTCGATGACTTTACTGAAATCTGAGCTGGTGAATTCAGTGAGTACCTTATTGGATATGGAATCAATGATTGTTAAGCGGTAGTTCTGCTTGTTATCTAAATTCAACTTAATAGTATAGGCCGAAAGGTAGCTGCTCAATTGGGCAATCTGACTGCCTTTGATGTAGCGCCAATGCTGGAGGTCTTTTTCCAGGTCCAGTTTTAATAGACTTTGAGGGCTTAAAGTATAGAAGCCTAATTTTTCGATCTCGTTTTGAAGGCTTTGAAGAGCATTGTTAGGTAGTGATTGACCGTGAACTAGGTAGACGCCTTTGAGCTGGTTCTTATTGAGAAGAGAAGGGGAAGTACTTTCGATTGATTCCGCAATTTTAAGGTAATTATATTTTCTAAAAAAGCTGGCTAGCCAGTAATAAGGGATCGTAAAATTGGGGCTGTTGTGAGTGATGTAAATGAGTTCACGTATGCCTTCGGCTTCTCTTTGTTCTGTTATTAAGTTGATCGCTTTGTAGAATTTGAATAGAGTAATGGCATCGAGGAATTGTTTTTCGTTTTCAATGGGAATATCAACAGCTTTTTTGTTTGCGGAAGCAGCAATTTTTTGTCCAATTAGGCGTGCGAAAATTTCGATTTCTACAGCGAGCTGATCTTCGTCTTTAACTTGCTTCTGCTGCTTAGTGAGAACCTGACCATTTTTTACATTGGTGACTGAAACTTGGACAAAGAGTCCCTTGTCAGAAACAGGATTCACTTGACCAGTAATAATGAAATCCGCCTGGCTCCATTGACCTTTTTTGGTTGAGCTTTTTGTGAAATTTGCGTCAGCTAAATCAACTTCTCCTGTCATGGCAGAGAGTGAATCACGGTTTGCTATTTTTAAGCCTTGTTCCTCTAGGTAAAAGCTTAGCAGGTCAGATGCCCCAAGTGACCACAGGGAGTCGTTCTCTTGTTGATTTTCGATTATAACCGTTTGTGCAAAGGCTGTAAATGAAAACATACAGGCAAATAAATAAAGGCATTTTCTATAAACTAAGGTCATTCCCTCGACTCTCTCAATAATAAATTTCATTCAATATCTTCTGAGAGTAATTCACAATGACGTACAGAGGTAGATCCAGTATGTAATTTTTTTGTAAAAAGCCCTTTTTGTTGAAAAGAAGATATATATACAATCACACCATGCCGTAGTTTCAGAGAGGACACGAGGTTTATGTCCTCTCAGTGAACTCTGAGATCATTGTGGATTAAATCCCCAAATCCCCAAATCCCCAAATTCTCAAATCCTCAAATCCCCGAACAGATAAATTAAAGTTTAATCCATTTCCTTTTTTCTTGGTTCCACTTTAAGGTCGACATTATTACTTCAATTTCTTGGATAGATTTAACTTTTTGTTTGGTTACTTTTTGGAAAAATCTGAAAAGATATTTTGGAGGTAGAAGAGCATTGTTACCATTGACGGTTTTGTCTAATAATTGAATTAATAATTTTAATCCTTGTTTGTTACCATGTATAAAGGAACTGAACATTATTTCTCTATATATTATACTTTGCCCAGAATGTTTTAAATCAATTTCTGGGCATACCTCGGACACCATCTTGTTTAAAAATTTTTGATACTCTTGATAATCGTTAGGAGCACTACTTTTTTGTGCTTTATTGAACAAGTAAACAACATTTGGTGCAGCAGTATCTAAGCCATAACAGAGATTATATAAATGAGGGTAATACTCCGTAAGATGATTATCGATAATAATGGCATATAAATTAGGGTAAAATGAGATTCTTGGAAGTGTGGACCAAATATTGTTTTCAAAGATTTTTATAGCTTCTATTCTATCAAGTTTAAAAGCAATCTTTGCAAGATCTTGGTTTTTTCTAAATGAGTCTAATATAATTTCTTTATTTTCTTGTGAAGCCATTTTTTCAATCAACCATTCAGCTGCCTGTTTATTGAACCTGTGTATAGGATAATCTAAATAGCGAATAAATTGAGGTAGAACTTGATCCGTGTGTTTATTTACAAAACGCGTTAAATGATCTTGGATTTTTTTTTCGGTCTGATTCTTGGCCCACACACCCTGATTGAATTTGAAGGAGCGAATGGTGTTCATTATTTCTGTGAAATCCTTCCGGACTTCTGGGGTAAATACCTCGAAAGCAATAGTTGAAGTAGCGCGTACAAATTCAGTTGATATTTTGAATGTTTTAAACTGTTCCCATGAACGAGTGTAAACCCGATTTGGATCTAATGATTCAATGAAGCGTGTTTTTCGTGGTAGGTAATCTTTGACTTCCTGATTGTGAATTTCACCGTTTATGGTGTTGGACCATCGTGATAAGCGTAGTTTTTTGTACATTTGTAAAGCCTTCAGCATGTTGCCACGATGAAAAGCTAAATTAGCTCTGTGTATGGCAATTGTAGCCTCCATTTCTTCGGAAATAGGTTTAACTTTTTTACATATATCGATAAGTTTTTCGGCTTCATTAAATAGTCTATAACGAAAGCAAGATTCAATAAGATTACGGTGTACAGTAAAAGTCTCATTAGAAGATATGATATAATTGGCAGCTTTTCGAATGACTTCTTTCTTATCGTAATTGTAGCGCCATACTATCATCCACCATTTGGCTTTTACTGAAATCGGATAATTACTATTTTTGATAATATTTTCAGCTGTTTTAAAATCACCGATGATACACATTATCTTTATCAAATAATCACTCGGCTTAAAAAGGTGCCTGTATTTATAACAAAGAGATTTTATTTTTTCGTTTATTTCGGCATTGGGCAATGCGTCTAAACCGTACAAAGCATAATAAAAATCACCTAATTTCTCACGAGGTATGTCACCTATTTGTGCTTTATGTTCAAAAACATCAAAAAATTTATATAGATTTTTGGAATGTTTTAATTCAGCATCAAGAGGTATCTCTGGCCAGTCCATCTTACCAAAAGGAATCATTGTGATAGAGGAGTCTTTGAAAGCTCGCCAGATACATGTTATATCACATATCTGCCAGGCAATTCCTCTTTGTTTAAAGTGGCCATTTCTAATAAACGGTATAATACCTGTATAAATGTCCCCTTCTGTTTTTAAGTGAGTCGAATATTGTTCTCGAAGTTTATTGTTTTTAAGCTTGAAAGCACAAAGCCATTTCCAATAATTAATACTATAGGCAAATGCGTCAGGTAGGCTTAGCTTTTGAAACTGTACTGAATTTAAGTTGTTTAAGTGTTGTAATGCTTCGTGATATTTTTTATTTCTAATTTGTTCAATAGCCAAATTATAAGTATACGCATACTGAGCTTGCAATGAACTGTTTTTATAAGATTTTAAACTTCCAAGAATATCCTGATGTTTTAATGAGAAAGTACTAAATTCGTATATCGAAAATTCGATATCGGGAGAACTAAATAGGCGATCTATGGGAGATCCAATAAGGCCCTCATTATTTTTAATTTGATACTTGTGAGTTAATTTCCATATTGGAAGTTTTTCTTTGGGAGCTCGGTTTAGAATCTCTGGCCAAAGGTGCTCCCTGAGATGCATGGTTCGATAAAAACTCATGAGACGCCATATGTCTTCTGATGAGCCTTCTTTGTTCATAAGCTGTTGGATCAGGTATGCCAAGTACTCGTGTTGGTTACCTTTTGTATAGGAAGTGATTTTGGGCTTATTTTGTGAAGGGTTATCATTAAGTTTTTTAATTTGATCTGAATCATTTAGGGACTTGAGTTTTTCGATGACTTTACTGAAATCTGAGCTGGTGAATTCAGTGAGTACCTTATTGGATATGGAATCAATGATTGTTAAGCGGTAGTTCTGCTTGTTATCTAAATTCAACTTAATAGTATAGGCCGAAAGGTAGCTGCTCAATTGGGCAATCTGACTGCCTTTGATGTAGCGCCAATGCTGGAGGTCTTTTTCCAGGTCCAGTTTTAATAGACTTTGAGGGCTTAAAGTATAGAAGCCTAATTTTTCGATCTCGTTTTGAAGGCTTTGAAGAGCATTGTTAGGTAGTGATTGACCGTGAACTAGGTAGACGCCTTTGAGCTGGTTCTTATTGAGAAGAGAAGGGGAAGTACTTTCGATTGATTCCGCAATTTTAAGGTAATTATATTTTCTAAAAAAGCTGGCTAGCCAGTAATAAGGGATCGTAAAATTGGGGCTGTTGTGAGTGATGTAAATGAGTTCACGTATGCCTTCGGCTTCTCTTTGTTCTGTTATTAAGTTGATCGCTTTGTAGAATTTGAATAGAGTAATGGCATCGAGGAATTTCTCCTGAGTTTCATTGACTTCATTATTAAGTTTCCGATTAGCATTGGAGGCGATCTTTTTGCCAATGAGGCGAGCAAAGACTTCGATTTCGACTGCGAGCTGATCTTCGTCTTTAACTTGCTTTTGTTGCTTTGTAATGACCTGAGCATTTTTCACATTAGTGACTGAGATTTGAACAAAGAGTCCCTTATCGGGGACAGTTTTAACTTCACCAGTAATAATGAAATCAGTTTTATACCAATCACCCTTTTTTATTGAGCTTTTGCTGAACTTTGCTTCGGCTAAATCGACTTCTCCTGTCATGGTAGATAGTGAGTCGCGATTAGCCATTTTTAAACCTTGTTCTTCCAGGTAAAAGCTCAGTAAATCAGAGGCGCCAAGTGACCATAGAGACTCATTCTCTTCACGGTTTTCAATAAGAATCGTTTGCGCAAAGCTAGTCAATGAAAACAAAAAGATTAATAAATAAAAGTACTTCTTATATAATGTGGCCATTCCCTCAATTTCTCCGTCATGGTGTTTTTAATATTACCTTCTGAGAGTAGCTCATAAATAAATTGAGGGATAGATCTCGGATGTAACTTTTTTGTAAAAAGGTTTTTTGAACTTATGCACGGGCCACTTCGCGGATTTCGCAAATTTTTCTGCTTTACTTCTTAGAAAGAATTGTGCCGTCTTTTTTGACGCCGAGGCGCTTCACGGTGTCGTTGGCGCGGCCTCTATGCCATGAAGCTGATGTGCGCTGATCTTTAATCATTTCGCGCTTCAGCATATTAGAGCGCAATTTTTTCTCATGGGCTTCTTTGAGTGTTAGTTTTTCTGCGTCAGAACTAGCTTCTGCTAATTTCTGTTCGTAGTTCACGATAGATCGATGGTCAAATTCATCAAAGAGTTCAATCGCGGCCTGATAAACATCCTCAATTTTTCCGCCATCTACACTTTCAACATATTCGCTTAAGGCTTTTTTCATTGTTGCGACTTTCTCCGGCATCTCACTAGCGAGATCATTCTTTTCGCGATAATCCGTTTTGACATTATAGAGGCGAATTTCATCGGTATTTAGGTTGCGCATAAATTTAAAATCTCCCATGCGGATAGAGCTGATCGGGGGCTGATAATAACTGGGGAAATGGAAGACCAAGCCAGGAGCGTGACGTTCAATTTCCTGAACTGAATTGCCACGTGTGAAAACTTCTTTTAAACTGCCACCATCAACGCCATCGGGTAGAGCGGCTTCACTTCCAGCTAAGTCGTGAAAAGTGGGGAGGAGATCCCATTGCACAATCGGTGTATCACATTGCTTCCCGGCAGGGATACCAGGACCGGCAACGACAAATGGAATGCGTAAGCCACCTTCAAAAGGGAAGTATTTTCCCTCAGTTAGAGGACCATTGTAGCGATGATTTTTTTCATTTCGTGGAGCCCATTCGGCGCCGTTGTCAGAAGTAAAGATAATATAAGTATTATCCAAGACACCTTTTTCTTTTAATGAGTCGATGAGTTTACCAAGGTGGGTATCAGACTCTTCGATCATCGAAGCAAATACGGGTGTGTGAAGTCGATAAAAGACATCTTTTTCACGGCCTTTTTCGGGCTTGTTGGGCAGAGCGTCATATCTTGCTTGCCATTTCTTTAAGACATCGGGCGACGCAACATGCGGGCCGTGAACGGCGTAGTGAGAGATCATCATGTAAAAGGGGCGCTTGCCAGCATGGTCATCAAGAAATTTGAGTGATTCTTTAGTGAGTGAATAAATGCGCTTTGGGTCATCTTCGGGCAAGGACTCTTTGTTTTTGATATTGATGTACTCGCCATGGAAATTGCCATTGGGGGCAATTTCTTCGTATTCATCAGTGATATCGTAGCCCACATCTTTGAGTTGCTCGACGCCAATGCCTTTGCCAAAGTGAGCGGTGATATAGTTTTTATTGGCGGCTTTGAGCATTCCTGCAATAGAGACTTCGTCCTTATAACCCTCGGGGCGTTGCTTGTAAGATAAAACGTCATGGACAAAACGGTATTGCATACGAGCTGAGGTCTTGCCAAACTGAATGCTGACCCGTGAGCCAGTGCAAGTTGGCGTAGGCGCGTAGGCATTGGAAAATTTCATCCCCCTAGCGGCGAGTTTTTCTAGATTGGGAGTTTCGTAGAACTGACTCACAGAGAGGGGCTCGGAATCCATCATTTTTACAGAAGTCTGCGCCCAGCCGAGATCATCCATGTAAAAAATAATAAAGTTGGGAGCTTTGGTCTCGGCCAAAAGTAGGGGGCTCGCAAAGCTGAGCATTAAACAAGAGAAGAGAAGTTTGCGTATCATTATAAAGTAATCCTTAGTTTTATAATGAATCGCCAAGAATCACGAGCTCTAACAGGGGAGGTGAAGGAAAGTGGTCAGATCGCTACGCTCACTGTAGATCGGCCTTCGGCCTGCAGTTTTTGCTGGGAATGCAGGCATCCTTCCTGCTATTAAAAAGTAGGTAGAAATTAGAACGCACTTCGCGCTGCAAGACCGCTACGCTGTAAGAATTAAGAGACTTGACTTAATTTTTTGCCGGGAGCGTCGATTGTTAATCGGCATTAAGTCATGCCTGTAGTAAGCGCTTCAGCCTGTGGAATAAGGAACTTGTTCAATGCTTCGTTCAAGTTATGAACATTACCGTCAATTTCTAAACATGATTTTCAGTAAGCTCCACGACCGTTAATAACTGCTGGAATTGTGAGAACAAGTAGTTTTAAATCTGTAGTAATGTTTCTTTCACAGATGTAAGTATAATCCATGATGACTTGTTCGTTAAACGGTATATCACCGCGTCCATTAACTTGCCAAGTACATGTTAAGCCCGGTTTTACACTTAGGCGCTTACGTTGAAAAGGAGTGTACTGAGCCACTTCATCGAGTGTGGCGGGGCGTGGGCCCACTAAGCTTAAATCTCCGGTGAGGACTAAGAAAAGTTGGGGTAATTCATCAATGCTGTACTTTCTGATGATGCGACCGATGGGCGTAATTCTAGGATCATCTTTCATTTTAAATGTAATGGAGTCTTGATGCATGTTTTGAGCTAATAAATCAGCTTTCCTTTGTTCAGCATCTTGGTACATAGATCTGAATTTTGGAAATAAAATAGTTTCACCATTCAAACCGGCCCTTTTTTGCCAAAATATAATAGGCCCTTTGGAACTCATTTTAACGCAAATGGCTGTAATGATGAGTAGGGGGCTTAAAGCCAGTATGGCAGTGGTAGAAACTGTTACATCAATTAATCTTTTTAACTGAAGGTAGGCAGTGCTTTGTGAATAGTTTTGTTCTGTTACGCCAGACATGACTTTGGTTAGTTGCATTATTATACTCCGTATGTTTTTGGAGTATTTTAAAAAAGTATGTTCCAGAATTATAAATAATTATACAAGCATATGAAAAATAGCAAGTTATATATATTAACGTATTATTAACAAAGGTGGTCAGTGTGCGGTTTATGTGAAGTTGCTGTGCGTATAAGTAGTCATTATTTAAAGTCTGCGGGTTTTATATCGTACTTTTTCATTTTGTCGTATAAAGTTTTACGTGGGGTTCCTAAAGATGCGCAAGTATTGACCACTGAGCCATTCTGAGCGCGTAGTTCTTCTTCAATAATATGTTTTTCATATTGCCCGACTCTGTCTCCAATAGGAAGTCCATTAGAAGTGGTGAAATCAGAAATACTTTTAGCATTATTTGACGTTGGTGAATCACCTAGGTTTTCCGGAAGGTTACCTGTTATGACATAGCGCTCAGCTATATTGCGAAGTTCTCGAACATTTCCTGGCCAACTGTAAGCAATTAATTTGTTTAAAATAGTTTGGGGGACTTCAATAAGTTCTCTTTTATAAAGTGTACAAAATTGGAATAAAAAGTGATTGTAGAGAATGGGAATATCATCTGGGCGTTCGCTAAGGGAAGGTATTTTTACAGGGATCACATTGAGACGATAATAAAGGTCTTCCCGGAAGTCGCCTTTATCGACAACTTCTTTTAAGGGGATTTGTGAGGCGGCGATGATACGTACATCTAGAGGGATCAATTTGTTACTCCCTACTTTTTCAATGACCCGTTCTTCTAGAAAGCGAAGGAGTTTCACCTGCATGCTCATGGGCATTGAATTGACCTCGTCTAAGAAGAGTGTGCCTCCATTGCATTCTTCGAATTTACCTTTGCGAGAGGTCGTAGCGCCAGTGAAAGCTCCTGCTTCGTGACCAAAGAGCTCAGAATCCATCAAGTTCTCTGGAATAGCCCCACAGTTAATGGCAATAAATTTTTTATTTTTTCTATTTGAACATTGATGGATATAATTTGAAATGACTTCTTTTCCGGCACCCGTTTCGCCAATGAGCATGACGCTGGCATCTGAGAGTGCTACAGTTTTTAGCGTATCTTTGAGGCGGAGCATACTCGCAGATTGACCAATGAATTCTTGAACGCCGGAGCTTTTTTTTATCTGTTGACGGAGAGTTTTGTTTTCAATGGTCAGTTGTCGCTTTTCGAGGGCTCGATGAGCAGAAGACAGGAGGTATTCTTTGGAAAGAGGTTTTTCTAAAAAATCGTAAGCACCCGCTCTAAGTGCTTTCAGTACATTTTCGACTTCGCCATTTCCAGTTAAGACAATGACGGGAATTCCATCATCTATTTTTTTGAGTCTATCTAAGACTTCGAAACCATCGATTAGAGGCATATTAATGTCTGTAACGACGACCCCTTGCCAACCCGCTTGGATCTCGGCGAGCATTTCTAACGGCTCAGAAAAAGTTTTTATTTTAAAGGCTGTTTTACGCATGATTAGTTTCATGGCATGCAAAAAGTTTTTATCGTCATCGACAAAATAAATTTCTTTACTCAAGACTCGGCTCCTAATTTCTTAAATACCCCTTAAGATATGAGCTTCACTTAATTGACACAATTTTTTATGCGAAAAACTGCACACTTTTATAGTATTAGTGCAGATTATTGCTTAAAAAAGTTTTTTAGTTTTCTTTTTAAACATGATAGTTTAGTAAATTCAGCAATTATAGTCTCTTGCTAAGAGACAAGATGTCAGTATGACGAAATATTTAAGGCGAGGTTCATGAGAATAAGTTTTTATACAACGATACTAGTTAATTCTTGTATGTTAGTAGGGCTTACAGCTGTTGGTATAGTTTTCTTTAGAGCAAATACGATTAATAATGAGCAAGCAAGGGTGCAATTGCTGCGTCAGGATATGGTACAAACTAAAGAGGCCTT contains:
- a CDS encoding sigma-54-dependent transcriptional regulator; this encodes MSKEIYFVDDDKNFLHAMKLIMRKTAFKIKTFSEPLEMLAEIQAGWQGVVVTDINMPLIDGFEVLDRLKKIDDGIPVIVLTGNGEVENVLKALRAGAYDFLEKPLSKEYLLSSAHRALEKRQLTIENKTLRQQIKKSSGVQEFIGQSASMLRLKDTLKTVALSDASVMLIGETGAGKEVISNYIHQCSNRKNKKFIAINCGAIPENLMDSELFGHEAGAFTGATTSRKGKFEECNGGTLFLDEVNSMPMSMQVKLLRFLEERVIEKVGSNKLIPLDVRIIAASQIPLKEVVDKGDFREDLYYRLNVIPVKIPSLSERPDDIPILYNHFLFQFCTLYKRELIEVPQTILNKLIAYSWPGNVRELRNIAERYVITGNLPENLGDSPTSNNAKSISDFTTSNGLPIGDRVGQYEKHIIEEELRAQNGSVVNTCASLGTPRKTLYDKMKKYDIKPADFK
- a CDS encoding sulfatase translates to MIRKLLFSCLMLSFASPLLLAETKAPNFIIFYMDDLGWAQTSVKMMDSEPLSVSQFYETPNLEKLAARGMKFSNAYAPTPTCTGSRVSIQFGKTSARMQYRFVHDVLSYKQRPEGYKDEVSIAGMLKAANKNYITAHFGKGIGVEQLKDVGYDITDEYEEIAPNGNFHGEYINIKNKESLPEDDPKRIYSLTKESLKFLDDHAGKRPFYMMISHYAVHGPHVASPDVLKKWQARYDALPNKPEKGREKDVFYRLHTPVFASMIEESDTHLGKLIDSLKEKGVLDNTYIIFTSDNGAEWAPRNEKNHRYNGPLTEGKYFPFEGGLRIPFVVAGPGIPAGKQCDTPIVQWDLLPTFHDLAGSEAALPDGVDGGSLKEVFTRGNSVQEIERHAPGLVFHFPSYYQPPISSIRMGDFKFMRNLNTDEIRLYNVKTDYREKNDLASEMPEKVATMKKALSEYVESVDGGKIEDVYQAAIELFDEFDHRSIVNYEQKLAEASSDAEKLTLKEAHEKKLRSNMLKREMIKDQRTSASWHRGRANDTVKRLGVKKDGTILSKK
- a CDS encoding sugar transferase, which produces MQLTKVMSGVTEQNYSQSTAYLQLKRLIDVTVSTTAILALSPLLIITAICVKMSSKGPIIFWQKRAGLNGETILFPKFRSMYQDAEQRKADLLAQNMHQDSITFKMKDDPRITPIGRIIRKYSIDELPQLFLVLTGDLSLVGPRPATLDEVAQYTPFQRKRLSVKPGLTCTWQVNGRGDIPFNEQVIMDYTYICERNITTDLKLLVLTIPAVINGRGAY